From Erigeron canadensis isolate Cc75 chromosome 8, C_canadensis_v1, whole genome shotgun sequence, one genomic window encodes:
- the LOC122579631 gene encoding E3 ubiquitin-protein ligase RHA2B-like, whose protein sequence is MGALSRIIAHIYTLFLVFFTVLFLEIVILIRSVTSTIGYLTVTDDTPITTEQYLKLINQKNPTTRYKQTGLEPKECSVCLSGLEEGDEIRKLRCKHVFHRGCVDTWLENDRATCPICRRLVLPEAIVVKYRQRREMIQPRRRREFYGGSDEELILLLTSLHGNYMRRFM, encoded by the coding sequence ATGGGAGCACTTTCTCGAATCATAGCTCACATATACACTCTTTTTCTAGTATTCTTCACCGTACTCTTCTTAGAAATCGTAATTCTGATCCGTTCCGTGACGAGTACCATCGGTTACTTGACAGTAACCGATGATACCCCAATTACCACGGAACAATACCTTAAACTGATCAACCAAAAAAACCCGACAACCCGATACAAACAAACCGGATTAGAACCCAAAGAATGTTCGGTTTGTTTATCGGGTTTAGAGGAAGGAGATGAAATCAGGAAATTGAGATGCAAACATGTGTTTCATAGAGGTTGTGTTGATACGTGGCTAGAAAATGATCGTGCCACGTGTCCGATATGTAGGAGGTTGGTATTGCCGGAAGCGATTGTGGTGAAGTATAGACAACGGCGAGAGATGATTCAACCACGCCGGCGGAGGGAGTTTTATGGTGGGAGTGATGAAGAGTTGATTTTGTTGTTGACTTCTTTACATGGTAATTATATGCGTAGATTTATGTAA